A single window of Synechococcus sp. C9 DNA harbors:
- a CDS encoding peroxiredoxin, producing MAVLERVPDVVFKTRVRDESVGGPNPFRWQDLTTQDIFGGKKVVLFALPGAFTPTCSSTHLPRYEELYDEFRALGIDAVICLSVNDAFVMYQWGKQQGVKNVFLLPDGSGEFTRKMGMLVRKDNLGFGMRSWRYSMYVNDGVIEKMFIEPNFSDDCPIDPFEVSDADTMLNYLKSLKS from the coding sequence ATGGCAGTCCTAGAGCGTGTACCGGATGTGGTGTTCAAGACCCGGGTGCGGGATGAGTCGGTGGGTGGTCCCAACCCCTTTCGGTGGCAAGACCTGACCACCCAGGATATTTTTGGCGGCAAAAAGGTAGTTTTATTCGCCCTACCGGGAGCCTTTACCCCCACCTGTTCCAGCACCCATTTACCCCGCTATGAAGAACTTTACGATGAGTTTCGTGCCCTGGGGATTGATGCGGTGATTTGCCTGTCGGTGAATGATGCCTTTGTCATGTACCAATGGGGCAAACAACAGGGGGTGAAAAATGTATTTTTATTGCCCGATGGTTCCGGGGAATTTACCCGCAAGATGGGAATGTTAGTACGCAAGGATAATCTGGGGTTTGGGATGCGTTCCTGGCGTTATTCCATGTATGTGAATGATGGGGTGATTGAAAAAATGTTCATCGAACCCAACTTTAGCGATGATTGCCCGATTGACCCCTTTGAAGTCTCCGATGCGGATACCATGTTGAATTATCTCAAATCCCTAAAATCCTAA
- a CDS encoding DUF29 domain-containing protein — translation MLNTLYETDFYAWTQEQATLLKQGKFECLDVGNLIEEIESLGKQQRRELKNRLGILIGHLLKWHFQPKNRSKSWRVTIRNQRREIMDILAENPSLQSYLPEVIPKAHQMGLDLVVLETPLDYADLPATPIYTVTQLLDPNFPEDLHPHPTCP, via the coding sequence ATGCTCAATACCCTCTACGAAACTGATTTTTACGCCTGGACGCAGGAACAAGCTACTCTGCTCAAACAGGGTAAATTTGAATGTTTGGATGTTGGTAATCTTATCGAGGAAATCGAGTCCTTGGGCAAACAACAGCGGCGGGAATTAAAAAATCGGCTGGGTATTTTAATCGGGCATTTACTCAAATGGCATTTCCAACCCAAAAACCGGAGCAAAAGTTGGCGGGTAACCATTCGGAATCAACGCCGGGAAATCATGGACATTCTGGCAGAAAATCCCAGCCTCCAATCCTATTTACCTGAAGTTATCCCTAAAGCTCATCAGATGGGTTTAGACTTGGTGGTTTTAGAAACACCCTTAGACTATGCCGACTTGCCCGCAACCCCCATCTACACCGTCACCCAACTGCTTGACCCCAATTTCCCCGAGGATTTACATCCCCACCCAACCTGCCCTTAA
- a CDS encoding NAD(P)/FAD-dependent oxidoreductase has protein sequence MKLTSKNLDQRLDTLYDAVIAGGGAGGLSAAIYLARYGLKCLVIEKGKGRSLWMQELRNYVGLDPHTPGRDLLKHGTDTALHWGADHLRAFVDGVKDQGDYLEIQVKVGKTNPMYVTFKAKYLVAATGIIDILPQLEDMQNVYDYAGYTLHVCMICDGFDMWDQKAILIAGKESQIEAAFVLNWFTPYITVLTNGKFPVSEAMKTRLREHGYPLIETPIARFLGENHQLQGVEFTDGSRIAVTTGLINMGSIYHNHYLKSIPELTWDGENLVTDEFCQTTHPRIFAIGDLKKGVNQVAVAVADGCLAATKIWRLIRRTHPPRVWTERVVAPEPLPAG, from the coding sequence ATGAAACTCACCAGCAAAAACCTCGACCAACGTTTGGATACCCTCTACGATGCCGTGATTGCGGGGGGGGGAGCCGGGGGGCTGTCGGCGGCAATTTATCTGGCTCGCTACGGGTTGAAATGCTTGGTGATTGAAAAGGGCAAAGGACGCTCGCTCTGGATGCAAGAATTGCGGAATTATGTGGGACTTGACCCCCACACGCCGGGGCGGGATTTGCTCAAACATGGGACGGATACGGCTTTGCATTGGGGAGCAGACCACCTGCGGGCATTTGTGGATGGGGTAAAAGACCAGGGAGACTATTTAGAAATCCAGGTAAAAGTGGGGAAAACCAATCCCATGTATGTGACCTTTAAGGCTAAATATCTGGTCGCCGCTACCGGAATTATTGACATTCTGCCCCAACTTGAAGATATGCAAAATGTCTATGATTATGCGGGCTATACTTTGCACGTCTGTATGATTTGTGATGGGTTTGATATGTGGGATCAAAAAGCGATTTTAATTGCCGGTAAAGAATCGCAAATTGAAGCCGCCTTTGTTCTGAATTGGTTTACCCCTTACATCACCGTATTAACCAATGGTAAATTCCCGGTTAGTGAAGCGATGAAAACCCGTTTGCGGGAACATGGTTATCCCCTGATTGAAACCCCGATTGCCCGCTTTTTGGGGGAAAATCATCAACTCCAAGGGGTAGAATTTACCGATGGGAGCCGGATTGCAGTGACCACCGGCTTGATTAATATGGGTTCGATTTATCACAACCATTACTTAAAATCTATTCCCGAACTCACCTGGGATGGGGAAAATTTGGTCACGGATGAATTTTGCCAGACCACTCACCCCCGGATTTTTGCGATTGGGGATTTGAAAAAAGGGGTCAATCAGGTGGCGGTGGCGGTAGCGGATGGCTGTTTGGCGGCGACCAAAATCTGGCGACTGATCCGCCGTACCCATCCCCCCCGGGTGTGGACAGAACGGGTGGTTGCCCCTGAACCCCTACCAGCAGGTTAA
- the larE gene encoding ATP-dependent sacrificial sulfur transferase LarE, which yields MNIQKQLEVLQDWFQPWERVVVAYSGGVDSSLVAKIAYDVLGENALAVTAVSPSLLPEDLATAQEQAQYIGITHELLFTNELANPNYAANPVNRCYFCKSELHERLKVLIQNYASGQIVDGVNADDERDYRPGIQAARERGVRSPLSELNISKLAVRELSRHLGLPWWDKPAQPCLSSRFPAGEAIDAAKLYRVGRAEQYLRQLGWRVVRVRSLGETARIEIPAEQIVPFVQTMDLPALVSYFQELGFRWVTLDLEGFRSGKLNPPHPVNITD from the coding sequence ATGAACATACAAAAGCAACTTGAAGTATTGCAGGACTGGTTCCAACCTTGGGAGCGGGTGGTGGTCGCTTACTCCGGCGGGGTGGATAGCAGTTTGGTTGCTAAAATTGCCTACGATGTGCTGGGGGAAAACGCCCTCGCCGTAACTGCCGTATCCCCTTCCCTGCTGCCGGAGGATTTGGCGACAGCCCAGGAACAAGCCCAGTACATTGGCATTACCCATGAATTGCTTTTTACCAATGAATTAGCGAATCCCAACTATGCCGCCAATCCGGTCAACCGCTGTTATTTTTGCAAAAGTGAACTGCATGAGCGGCTCAAAGTTTTAATACAAAATTACGCTTCAGGGCAGATTGTAGATGGGGTGAATGCGGATGATGAACGGGATTATCGCCCGGGGATTCAGGCGGCGAGGGAACGGGGGGTGCGCTCGCCCTTGAGTGAATTAAATATCAGTAAATTGGCAGTACGGGAACTGTCTCGCCATCTGGGGCTACCCTGGTGGGACAAACCGGCGCAACCTTGCCTGAGTTCCCGATTTCCGGCGGGGGAGGCGATTGATGCGGCAAAACTCTACCGGGTGGGACGGGCGGAACAATACCTGCGGCAGTTGGGCTGGCGGGTGGTGCGGGTGCGCTCGCTGGGGGAAACCGCCCGGATTGAAATTCCCGCTGAGCAGATTGTCCCCTTTGTGCAGACGATGGATCTGCCCGCCCTGGTCAGCTATTTCCAGGAGTTGGGATTTCGCTGGGTAACTCTGGATTTGGAGGGGTTTCGCAGTGGCAAATTAAACCCACCTCACCCGGTGAATATAACTGATTGA
- a CDS encoding Mo-dependent nitrogenase C-terminal domain-containing protein: MPVDSWLKLWMPVKRWLNGLEIHDPQMAHRLCRWIPAQCPFEREIWFRGRRILRIPALCHLNPVYGELMQLRWRALCFLADQCGEDVSCYCH, translated from the coding sequence ATGCCTGTGGATTCTTGGTTGAAGCTGTGGATGCCTGTGAAACGTTGGCTGAATGGGTTGGAAATTCATGACCCCCAAATGGCGCACCGTCTCTGCCGTTGGATTCCGGCTCAGTGTCCCTTCGAGCGGGAAATCTGGTTCCGGGGGCGGCGGATATTGCGGATTCCGGCACTGTGTCATTTGAATCCGGTGTACGGGGAACTGATGCAATTACGCTGGCGGGCGTTGTGTTTTTTGGCGGATCAGTGCGGGGAGGATGTGAGTTGTTATTGCCATTGA
- a CDS encoding transposase, whose amino-acid sequence MLIGDSMCVKNTDTAGIETKGFCHYKCTNGIKRHLLVDTLGNPYFILCSKASLSDNHGLLEIIREHKQFFLELPQEVTILLDNGYQKRYLEEEIEKMEPLLRNKIIIEISKKITPEQKAKSKKENPQKQGFVVIAKRWIVERTNAWINQCRVLWKNCEGLIKTSQTKIRICAIRLILRRIA is encoded by the coding sequence TTGCTCATAGGGGACTCTATGTGTGTGAAGAACACAGATACAGCAGGCATTGAAACGAAAGGATTTTGTCACTATAAATGCACTAACGGAATCAAACGGCATTTATTGGTGGATACTTTAGGGAATCCCTACTTTATCTTATGTAGTAAAGCAAGCCTGAGCGACAATCATGGATTATTAGAAATAATAAGAGAGCATAAACAATTCTTTTTAGAACTGCCTCAAGAGGTAACAATTTTACTAGATAACGGCTATCAAAAAAGATATTTAGAAGAAGAGATAGAAAAAATGGAACCACTTTTGCGGAATAAGATAATCATTGAGATATCAAAAAAAATTACACCGGAACAGAAAGCCAAATCGAAGAAAGAGAATCCACAGAAGCAAGGATTTGTGGTGATTGCGAAGCGATGGATAGTAGAAAGAACCAATGCGTGGATAAATCAATGCAGAGTATTATGGAAAAACTGTGAAGGCTTAATCAAGACAAGTCAAACAAAAATCAGAATTTGTGCCATACGCTTAATCCTACGTAGAATCGCTTAA
- a CDS encoding FAD-dependent oxidoreductase: MALAFTDMTALPTLAEVDILVVGGGTAGAVAGIAAGRTGYRTLVVEQLGYVGGTQTGALVTPMMPNQVEGVPLNGGIDAEINRRMNDLYESGVWSDGNRGWFNPESLKWVLEEMLLASGAQLLYYSFFEDVILAEGQVVGIVVTNKAGRVAIFAQRTIDATGDGDVAVRAGVPFASGDPETGVNQPFSVRFHLGNVDLQRLAAFLRSLGRSEILPEAEGSQVPLLHTAMVWGRGWTLEPLFQQAVAEGVLLPEDGEYFQVFTMAGRPGELAFNCPRISGQVDGTNPWHLTQAQILGRRAMRRYLAFCRRYLPGCENAYLVLSAPLVGVRESRRMVGEYVLTEADVLGARKFPDGIARNNYPIDIHRPTKDQRPGLTRLPPGEYHEIPYRCLVPLGVEQLLVAGRCLSATFAAQGSVRVQSNCRAMGEAAAVAMGMSLDAQIPPRQVDGVQLRQKLIAQGACL, from the coding sequence ATGGCATTAGCATTTACGGACATGACCGCTCTACCAACCCTCGCCGAGGTGGATATTTTGGTGGTCGGGGGGGGAACCGCAGGGGCTGTAGCGGGGATTGCGGCGGGGCGCACGGGGTATCGGACGCTGGTGGTGGAGCAGTTGGGGTATGTGGGGGGAACCCAGACCGGGGCGTTGGTGACACCGATGATGCCCAATCAGGTGGAGGGGGTGCCGCTCAACGGGGGGATTGATGCGGAAATTAACCGGCGCATGAATGATTTGTACGAATCAGGGGTCTGGTCGGACGGCAACCGGGGCTGGTTTAACCCGGAGTCCCTGAAGTGGGTGTTGGAGGAAATGCTGTTGGCGAGTGGGGCACAGCTTTTGTATTACAGTTTTTTTGAGGATGTGATTCTCGCTGAGGGGCAGGTGGTGGGGATTGTGGTTACCAATAAGGCGGGGCGGGTGGCAATTTTCGCTCAGCGTACCATTGATGCCACCGGGGATGGGGATGTGGCGGTTCGGGCGGGGGTGCCCTTTGCCAGTGGCGACCCGGAGACGGGGGTGAATCAGCCGTTTTCGGTGCGGTTTCACCTGGGGAATGTGGATTTACAGCGGTTGGCGGCGTTTTTGCGTTCCCTGGGGCGGTCGGAAATTCTCCCGGAGGCGGAGGGTTCCCAGGTGCCTTTGCTCCATACGGCGATGGTGTGGGGGCGGGGCTGGACTTTGGAGCCGTTGTTTCAGCAGGCGGTGGCAGAAGGGGTGCTCCTGCCGGAGGATGGGGAGTATTTCCAGGTGTTTACGATGGCGGGTCGTCCGGGGGAGTTGGCGTTTAATTGCCCTCGCATCAGTGGGCAGGTGGATGGGACGAATCCCTGGCATTTGACCCAGGCGCAAATTTTGGGGCGGCGGGCGATGCGGCGGTATTTGGCGTTTTGTCGGCGGTATTTGCCGGGGTGTGAAAACGCTTATCTGGTGCTGAGTGCGCCCTTGGTGGGGGTGCGGGAGTCCCGGCGGATGGTGGGGGAATACGTGTTGACGGAGGCGGATGTGTTGGGGGCACGGAAGTTTCCCGATGGCATTGCCCGCAACAATTACCCGATTGATATTCACCGTCCCACCAAGGATCAGCGTCCGGGGTTGACCCGTCTGCCGCCGGGGGAGTACCACGAAATTCCCTACCGCTGTCTGGTGCCCCTGGGGGTGGAGCAGTTGTTGGTGGCGGGGCGGTGTCTGTCGGCGACCTTTGCGGCCCAGGGGTCGGTGCGGGTGCAGTCCAACTGTCGGGCGATGGGGGAAGCGGCGGCGGTGGCGATGGGAATGTCCTTGGATGCTCAAATTCCACCCCGGCAGGTGGATGGGGTGCAGTTACGCCAGAAATTGATTGCCCAAGGAGCGTGTTTGTAA
- a CDS encoding 2Fe-2S iron-sulfur cluster-binding protein, producing MPRYYQVIIHDRQKNAIYRAQVPGDQYLLTSLEAQGIALPFACRNGCCTTCGVRVLQGEVYQPEALGISSALRAQGYALTCVGYARSDLELVTQDEDELYELQFGQYFGKGRVRVGLPLEEE from the coding sequence ATGCCACGTTATTATCAAGTAATTATTCACGACCGGCAAAAAAATGCCATCTATCGGGCGCAGGTGCCTGGGGATCAGTATTTATTGACGAGTTTAGAAGCCCAGGGGATTGCCCTGCCCTTTGCCTGTCGCAATGGCTGTTGTACCACCTGTGGGGTGCGAGTGTTACAGGGGGAGGTGTACCAACCGGAGGCATTGGGGATTTCGTCAGCACTGCGGGCGCAGGGGTATGCCCTGACCTGTGTGGGCTATGCCCGGTCGGATTTGGAGTTAGTGACCCAGGACGAGGACGAATTATACGAGTTGCAGTTTGGGCAGTATTTTGGCAAAGGGCGGGTGCGGGTGGGGTTGCCTTTGGAAGAGGAATAG
- a CDS encoding type II toxin-antitoxin system HicB family antitoxin, giving the protein MYDYVIEQGETSWGAYVPELPGCVAVAESEDEVRVLILEAIQEHLELLNETVPM; this is encoded by the coding sequence ATGTACGACTATGTGATTGAGCAAGGGGAAACCAGTTGGGGTGCATACGTTCCCGAATTGCCGGGATGCGTAGCCGTTGCTGAATCTGAAGATGAAGTGCGAGTGCTAATCTTGGAAGCCATCCAGGAGCATTTGGAATTGCTGAATGAAACGGTGCCCATGTGA
- the trxB gene encoding thioredoxin-disulfide reductase, with product MDTPRVENVVIIGSGPAGYTAAIYAGRANLKPVVFTGVERGGPAGGQLMTTTEVENFPGFPEGLTGPELMERMRAQAVRWGAELIPEDVLAVDLQQRPFVLRSAEREVRAHAVIIATGATAKRLHLPSEEKFWNLGISACAICDGASPLFRGVDVAVIGGGDTACEEAVYLTKFARHVHLLVRSERLRASKTMQERVLRHPKITVHWHTEAVDVYGNGTLQGVRVKNNQTQQEQDLPVGGLFYAIGHTPNTDLFQGQLALDAAGYIVTEPGTVATSVPGVFACGDVQDHEYRQAITAAGTGCMAALLAERWLTEQDLAQEFASAPATATATPAAPAPSVAPASPFDPHQPIQTGSYALRKLYHETDKPLLVMYKAPGCGPCRSLKPILEKLAGELADQMYLVIIDIEEDPEIAQAAGVTGTPTVQLFHRKERLQEWRGVKPKSEYREAIQRCLSVTSG from the coding sequence ATGGATACCCCAAGGGTGGAAAATGTGGTGATTATTGGTTCGGGACCGGCGGGTTACACGGCGGCGATCTATGCGGGACGGGCCAACCTCAAGCCGGTGGTCTTTACGGGGGTCGAGCGGGGCGGACCGGCGGGGGGGCAGTTGATGACCACGACGGAGGTGGAAAATTTCCCCGGTTTTCCCGAGGGGTTGACGGGGCCGGAACTGATGGAACGGATGCGGGCGCAGGCGGTGCGCTGGGGAGCGGAGTTGATCCCGGAGGATGTGCTGGCGGTGGATTTGCAACAGCGACCCTTTGTCCTGCGGTCGGCGGAGCGGGAGGTGCGTGCCCATGCGGTGATTATTGCCACGGGGGCGACGGCGAAACGGTTGCACTTGCCCTCGGAGGAGAAGTTTTGGAATTTGGGCATTTCCGCCTGTGCGATTTGCGATGGGGCTTCGCCGCTGTTTCGGGGGGTGGATGTGGCGGTGATTGGCGGGGGGGATACGGCCTGCGAGGAGGCGGTTTATCTCACCAAGTTTGCCCGCCATGTGCATTTGTTGGTGCGTTCGGAGCGACTGCGGGCGAGTAAAACCATGCAGGAACGGGTGTTGCGCCACCCCAAAATTACGGTGCATTGGCACACGGAGGCGGTGGATGTGTATGGGAATGGCACCTTGCAGGGGGTGCGGGTGAAAAATAACCAAACCCAACAAGAGCAGGATTTGCCGGTGGGGGGCTTGTTTTACGCCATCGGGCACACCCCCAATACGGATTTGTTCCAGGGGCAGTTGGCCTTGGATGCGGCGGGTTATATTGTCACCGAACCGGGTACGGTGGCGACGAGTGTGCCGGGGGTGTTTGCCTGTGGGGATGTGCAGGACCATGAGTACCGGCAGGCAATTACGGCGGCGGGCACGGGCTGTATGGCGGCATTGTTGGCGGAACGGTGGTTGACGGAGCAGGATTTAGCCCAGGAGTTTGCCAGTGCCCCAGCAACCGCAACGGCTACCCCAGCGGCACCAGCCCCATCGGTTGCCCCGGCATCCCCATTTGACCCGCACCAGCCGATCCAAACCGGCAGTTATGCCCTGCGGAAGCTGTACCACGAAACGGACAAACCCCTGTTGGTGATGTACAAGGCTCCCGGTTGTGGTCCCTGCCGTTCGTTGAAACCGATTCTGGAAAAGCTGGCTGGGGAATTGGCTGACCAGATGTACCTGGTGATCATTGATATTGAAGAGGACCCGGAAATTGCCCAAGCTGCTGGCGTGACTGGGACGCCCACGGTGCAACTGTTCCACCGCAAGGAACGGCTCCAGGAATGGCGGGGGGTCAAGCCCAAAAGCGAGTACCGGGAGGCAATTCAGCGGTGTCTGTCCGTCACATCGGGGTAA